A single Chryseobacterium sp. DNA region contains:
- a CDS encoding DUF1801 domain-containing protein — translation MSIQEQIENYITSQAEPKRNDMQELHLLILQTMPNGKLWFLEGKNKENKTVSNPNIGYGSYTLKYTDGTTRAFYRIGLSANTTGISVYIMGIKDKTYLAQTYGEKIGKASVSGYCIRFKTLKDINIEILEAAIRDGAGQDH, via the coding sequence ATGAGCATACAAGAACAAATCGAAAATTACATTACCAGCCAAGCGGAACCCAAACGTAATGATATGCAAGAGCTTCACCTGCTCATATTACAGACCATGCCCAATGGTAAGCTCTGGTTTTTGGAGGGTAAAAACAAAGAAAATAAAACGGTTTCCAATCCAAACATAGGATATGGATCATACACCCTGAAATATACTGACGGCACAACCAGAGCATTTTACCGGATCGGTCTGAGCGCCAATACAACAGGGATTTCAGTCTATATCATGGGGATTAAAGACAAAACCTACTTAGCCCAAACCTATGGTGAAAAAATAGGAAAGGCAAGTGTAAGCGGATATTGTATTAGATTCAAAACATTGAAAGATATCAATATTGAAATACTTGAAGCTGCAATACGGGATGGAGCTGGGCAAGATCATTAA